A genomic region of Prochlorococcus marinus XMU1405 contains the following coding sequences:
- the rfbB gene encoding dTDP-glucose 4,6-dehydratase: MKKNLKLIQNNLVELLENKKILITGGAGFIGGTLIRRLLKKSEAKIYNLDKLTYCSDLQSINQLLKNSKNKNNRYSFYKIDLFNQKELLEIICNIKPDIIMHLAAESHVDRSIDNADLFLKSNVIGTYNLLEAVKKYYSSLKNEKKNKFIFHHISTDEVFGTLGDSGKFNEETNYNPRSPYSATKASSDHLVRSWYHTFNLPIIITNCSNNFGPWQFPEKLIPLVIRKAILKEKIPIYGDGLNIRDWLFVEDHIDALLLVIIFGNAGETYCVGGGEEKTNIDIVKKICKYLDLKLNPTNSYLTQIDYVADRPGHDYRYSIDSSLIKKNLGWIPEHNFDTALFKTIDWYINNQNWCEKKIKDSGYQLERIGN, encoded by the coding sequence ATGAAAAAGAATCTTAAATTAATCCAAAATAATCTAGTTGAGTTATTAGAGAATAAAAAAATACTGATTACTGGCGGTGCAGGTTTTATCGGTGGGACTTTAATTAGAAGATTATTAAAAAAAAGTGAAGCTAAAATCTACAATCTAGATAAATTAACATATTGCAGTGACTTACAATCAATCAATCAATTATTAAAAAATAGCAAAAATAAAAATAATAGGTATAGTTTTTACAAGATAGATTTATTTAATCAAAAAGAATTATTAGAAATAATATGCAATATAAAGCCAGATATAATTATGCATTTAGCAGCAGAAAGCCATGTAGATAGATCAATTGATAATGCTGATTTATTTCTTAAAAGTAATGTAATTGGTACTTATAATTTATTAGAGGCAGTTAAAAAATATTATTCATCTTTGAAAAATGAAAAAAAAAATAAATTTATTTTTCATCACATTAGCACCGATGAAGTTTTTGGTACTTTAGGTGATTCAGGAAAATTTAATGAAGAAACAAACTATAATCCTAGGAGCCCATATTCGGCAACTAAAGCGTCAAGTGATCATTTAGTAAGATCTTGGTACCATACCTTTAATCTTCCCATCATAATTACAAACTGTAGTAATAATTTTGGACCTTGGCAATTTCCTGAAAAACTTATTCCTTTAGTAATAAGAAAAGCTATCTTGAAAGAAAAAATTCCCATATATGGTGATGGACTAAATATTAGAGACTGGTTATTTGTTGAAGATCATATTGATGCATTACTTTTAGTAATCATATTTGGCAATGCTGGCGAAACGTATTGTGTTGGAGGAGGCGAAGAAAAAACCAATATAGATATTGTTAAAAAGATATGTAAATACTTAGATTTAAAACTAAATCCAACTAATTCTTATTTAACACAAATAGATTATGTTGCTGATAGACCAGGTCACGATTATAGATATTCTATTGATTCATCATTAATCAAAAAAAATCTTGGTTGGATACCTGAGCACAATTTTGATACAGCACTTTTTAAAACTATAGATTGGTATATAAATAATCAAAATTGGTGTGAAAAAAAAATTAAAGATTCAGGATATCAGCTTGAGCGAATTGGCAATTAA
- the rfbA gene encoding glucose-1-phosphate thymidylyltransferase RfbA, which translates to MQRKGIILAGGSGTRLAPITKAISKQLMPIYNKPMIYYPLSTLMLCGIREILVITTPFHKESFMNLLGNGEDLGIRLNYKTQENPDGISQAFIIGENFINNSPVALILGDNLFNGSDLVKKLKIINKKYSKNTIFAFPVNDPERYGVVEFDENSKVINIEEKPKKAKSRYAITGLYFYDKSVVEKAHKIVPSSRGELEITSLNKLYLAENNLNVEIMNRGMAWLDTGTFDSLNQASNYIRILEKRQGLKIGCPYEVAWRNNWISDEKFKESAVKFEKSGYGNYFLDLINEKI; encoded by the coding sequence ATGCAGAGGAAAGGAATAATTCTTGCGGGAGGCAGCGGCACAAGACTCGCTCCTATTACAAAAGCAATAAGTAAACAGTTAATGCCAATTTATAATAAACCAATGATTTATTATCCTCTTTCAACTTTAATGCTTTGTGGCATAAGAGAAATTCTTGTTATTACAACTCCTTTTCATAAAGAATCATTTATGAATCTTTTAGGAAATGGTGAAGATTTAGGGATTAGATTAAATTATAAAACTCAAGAAAATCCTGATGGAATTTCTCAGGCATTTATAATAGGAGAGAATTTTATTAATAATTCACCTGTAGCTTTAATACTCGGAGATAATCTTTTTAATGGTTCTGATTTAGTTAAAAAACTAAAGATAATTAACAAAAAATATTCGAAAAATACAATATTTGCCTTCCCAGTAAATGATCCAGAAAGATATGGAGTTGTTGAATTTGATGAAAATTCAAAGGTTATAAATATTGAAGAGAAACCGAAAAAGGCAAAAAGTAGATATGCAATTACAGGTCTATATTTCTATGATAAAAGCGTTGTTGAAAAAGCACATAAAATAGTTCCATCATCAAGGGGCGAATTGGAAATAACCTCATTAAATAAGCTTTATTTAGCGGAAAATAATCTTAATGTAGAAATTATGAACAGGGGTATGGCATGGCTAGACACTGGTACTTTTGATTCTCTAAATCAAGCGTCAAACTATATAAGAATTTTAGAAAAAAGACAAGGTCTTAAAATAGGTTGTCCATATGAAGTCGCATGGAGAAATAATTGGATAAGTGATGAAAAATTTAAAGAATCTGCAGTTAAATTCGAGAAAAGTGGATACGGTAATTACTTTTTAGATTTAATCAATGAAAAAATTTAG
- the rfbD gene encoding dTDP-4-dehydrorhamnose reductase, with the protein MKVLLTGESGQLGKIIKLTKPENVNLIYNNRQNFNLNNHENCKRFIKKYKPDWVINTAAYTNVDMAEKEKEIAYSINALGPKAIAEALEETKGRLLHISTDYVFNGEQNHPYTTNQPVSPIGIYGNSKALGEKYISNILGIKNKCFIIRTSWLSGPIGNNFVLKILNLHKNKDEISVVSDQFGKPTSTINLAKVCWALIQNSFLDPNLKNYPEIMHWSDEGVTSWYEIAYRLGQLGEEYSLFTKAAKVIPISSSNYDSLAKRPPYSVLDCTTTKKILNLEGMHWRVALKEIIKHPLFKM; encoded by the coding sequence ATGAAAGTTTTACTTACTGGAGAATCTGGTCAGCTTGGAAAAATAATAAAATTAACAAAGCCTGAAAATGTAAATTTAATTTACAATAATAGACAAAATTTCAACCTAAATAATCATGAAAATTGTAAACGATTTATAAAGAAATATAAACCTGATTGGGTTATTAATACTGCTGCTTATACAAACGTTGACATGGCAGAAAAAGAAAAAGAAATTGCTTATTCAATAAACGCATTAGGTCCTAAGGCTATTGCTGAGGCGCTTGAAGAAACAAAAGGACGTCTTTTACATATAAGTACCGATTATGTTTTTAATGGGGAACAAAATCATCCCTATACCACTAATCAGCCAGTCTCACCTATAGGAATCTATGGGAATTCCAAAGCACTTGGTGAAAAATATATTAGTAATATTTTAGGAATAAAAAACAAGTGTTTTATTATTAGAACAAGTTGGTTATCTGGACCAATAGGTAATAATTTTGTTTTAAAGATCCTCAATCTTCATAAAAACAAAGATGAGATTTCAGTCGTTTCAGATCAATTTGGTAAGCCAACTAGCACTATTAATCTAGCAAAAGTTTGTTGGGCATTAATTCAAAATTCTTTTTTAGATCCAAACTTAAAAAATTATCCAGAAATTATGCATTGGAGCGATGAAGGAGTAACCAGTTGGTATGAGATAGCATATAGACTTGGACAATTAGGTGAAGAATATAGCTTATTTACCAAAGCTGCAAAAGTCATTCCTATCTCTTCCTCTAACTATGATAGCCTGGCAAAAAGACCTCCTTATTCGGTGTTAGATTGTACTACCACCAAGAAGATATTAAATTTAGAAGGAATGCATTGGCGTGTTGCTTTAAAGGAAATTATCAAACACCCATTATTTAAAATGTAA
- the rfbC gene encoding dTDP-4-dehydrorhamnose 3,5-epimerase, translated as MDVQKCKTKKGVNINGPLLISPNVYEDERGYFMESWNMRAFNQKIIRDIIFVQDNHSKSKKNVLRGLHYQMPPYDQGKLVRCIKGEIFDVFVDLRINSETFLLWAGEYLNDKNKSQLWIPSGFAHGFLTITDTAEVLYKTTNYWSKDHEHTIKWDDNSINIEWPLNGNLPIQSDKDKNAENLNEISIKKLFKNDI; from the coding sequence ATGGATGTACAAAAGTGTAAAACTAAAAAAGGAGTAAATATAAATGGTCCCTTATTGATCAGTCCAAATGTTTACGAGGATGAAAGAGGGTACTTCATGGAAAGTTGGAATATGAGAGCATTTAACCAAAAAATCATTAGAGATATTATTTTCGTACAAGACAACCATTCAAAATCCAAAAAAAATGTACTAAGAGGGTTACATTATCAAATGCCTCCATATGATCAAGGTAAATTAGTAAGGTGCATCAAAGGCGAGATATTTGATGTCTTCGTTGACTTAAGGATTAATTCAGAAACCTTTTTATTATGGGCTGGGGAATATCTTAATGACAAAAATAAAAGTCAATTATGGATCCCCTCTGGATTTGCCCATGGTTTTCTAACTATCACAGATACCGCAGAAGTACTTTATAAGACAACAAATTATTGGTCTAAAGATCATGAACATACTATAAAATGGGATGACAACTCTATTAATATTGAATGGCCCTTGAATGGGAACTTGCCAATACAGTCTGATAAAGACAAAAATGCTGAAAATCTAAATGAAATTTCCATTAAAAAATTATTTAAAAATGATATTTAA
- the neuC gene encoding UDP-N-acetylglucosamine 2-epimerase: MKYKLLINLVDRANYGRLFPLILEGYQDERFEIYTCFSGTTLLEEYGIIVDKVSIDGIKVDYKVNTEVKSRNHSAMLDTISNTINKMKKLYEKVNPDAILLIGDRYEALGCAIAASYANRFLVHIQGGEQSSSIDETTRHLITKMAHFHFPSTDKAAKIINLLGEYKENIVNSGCPVGDYILSNNSNLDSLQEIIDENNKKISLDILKKGYLLICVHPITTGIEDSKILIKNLLKVLENYQGTILWIRPNADPGSNEILDSNREIKHIRFITNIMPRDFQSLLKNSQVALGNSSSFVRDSSFSGTPVVLIGERQKNREVSKNVILVNSFDYESIKDAFDVQLKKGKYPSSRIYGNGKASKIILDSIANKLTNKINLQKQLSYKI, encoded by the coding sequence ATGAAATATAAACTGCTAATTAATCTTGTAGATAGAGCAAATTATGGCAGACTTTTCCCTCTAATATTAGAAGGCTATCAAGATGAAAGATTTGAAATTTATACCTGTTTTTCAGGGACTACTTTATTAGAAGAATATGGAATTATTGTTGATAAAGTATCTATAGATGGAATTAAGGTTGACTATAAAGTTAATACTGAAGTAAAGAGTAGAAATCATTCAGCAATGTTAGATACAATTTCAAATACTATTAATAAGATGAAAAAATTATATGAAAAAGTTAATCCAGATGCAATATTATTAATTGGAGATCGGTATGAGGCACTAGGATGTGCAATCGCTGCTTCTTATGCTAATAGGTTCTTAGTTCATATCCAAGGAGGAGAACAGTCTTCATCAATAGACGAAACTACTAGACATTTAATTACCAAGATGGCACATTTTCATTTCCCCTCTACTGATAAGGCGGCTAAAATCATAAATCTATTGGGAGAATATAAGGAAAATATAGTAAATTCTGGCTGTCCTGTAGGCGATTATATCCTTTCTAATAATTCAAATTTAGATTCTCTACAAGAAATAATTGATGAAAATAATAAAAAAATAAGTCTAGATATTTTGAAAAAAGGTTATTTATTAATTTGCGTACATCCAATTACTACTGGAATTGAAGACTCAAAAATTTTAATTAAAAATCTTTTAAAAGTTTTAGAAAATTATCAAGGTACTATCTTATGGATAAGGCCCAATGCAGATCCTGGTTCAAATGAGATATTAGATTCAAATAGAGAAATAAAACATATTAGATTTATAACTAATATTATGCCAAGAGACTTTCAATCTTTACTAAAAAATTCGCAAGTCGCACTAGGGAATTCTTCTTCATTTGTAAGAGACTCAAGCTTTAGTGGAACACCAGTAGTATTAATTGGAGAAAGACAAAAAAATAGAGAAGTCTCTAAAAATGTAATCTTAGTTAATTCTTTTGATTATGAATCTATTAAAGATGCTTTTGATGTCCAATTGAAGAAAGGAAAATATCCATCATCAAGAATTTATGGGAATGGAAAAGCATCAAAAATTATATTAGATTCAATAGCAAATAAATTAACAAATAAAATTAATCTTCAAAAGCAGTTGTCTTACAAAATATGA
- a CDS encoding NAD(P)-dependent oxidoreductase yields the protein MSNPNIFFLENDSYSKSVQKKIKLNFLIQEQIDEKTEIIVCRLAHYLGINLLKKAKSLKYIVSPTTGLGHIDLEYCKTKKIQVLSLRDTLDEIANIRSTSELTLFLIIGLIRNVFLAESSWENIGPKDRMKFRGRELSKMKVGIVGLGRIGNHLREYLESFKAKVFFYDIKNNFFDNNSFCESLEELIINSDIISINADLNHTSSKLFSKKEFDLMKNKFLINTARAEIIEKRYLIESLKNNSLKGYATDVYWEEQELSNYDKTLADLKKQGKNIILTPHIGGCTIDAMEATEKIIFTLLDKVLKNY from the coding sequence ATGAGCAATCCAAATATATTTTTTCTAGAGAATGATTCTTATTCAAAATCTGTCCAAAAAAAAATAAAATTAAATTTTCTTATTCAAGAACAAATTGATGAAAAAACAGAAATTATTGTTTGTAGATTAGCTCATTACTTAGGCATCAATCTATTGAAAAAAGCAAAATCATTAAAATATATAGTTTCTCCTACAACTGGCCTAGGACATATAGATTTAGAATATTGTAAAACTAAAAAAATACAAGTTTTATCTTTGAGAGATACTTTAGATGAAATAGCAAATATAAGATCAACAAGTGAATTAACTTTATTTTTAATAATAGGATTGATACGTAATGTTTTTTTAGCTGAATCATCTTGGGAAAATATTGGACCAAAAGATAGAATGAAATTTAGAGGAAGAGAATTGAGTAAAATGAAAGTAGGTATAGTAGGTCTTGGAAGAATAGGAAATCATCTAAGGGAATATTTGGAAAGTTTTAAAGCAAAAGTTTTTTTTTATGATATTAAGAATAACTTTTTTGATAATAATTCCTTTTGTGAATCACTTGAAGAATTGATTATTAATTCAGACATTATTTCTATAAATGCTGATTTAAATCATACAAGTTCCAAACTTTTTTCAAAAAAAGAATTTGATTTGATGAAAAATAAATTTCTAATTAATACTGCTAGAGCAGAAATTATAGAAAAAAGATATTTAATAGAATCTCTTAAAAATAATTCTTTAAAAGGTTATGCTACTGATGTTTATTGGGAAGAACAAGAATTAAGTAATTATGATAAGACGCTGGCAGACTTAAAAAAACAAGGTAAAAATATTATACTTACGCCTCATATTGGAGGATGTACAATTGATGCGATGGAAGCTACAGAGAAAATAATTTTTACATTACTAGACAAAGTTTTGAAAAATTATTAG